One window of Amaranthus tricolor cultivar Red isolate AtriRed21 chromosome 13, ASM2621246v1, whole genome shotgun sequence genomic DNA carries:
- the LOC130798555 gene encoding protein LONGIFOLIA 1-like, translated as MATTTTGLTIHDQNLEKQIEKHMGGCMAGFFNLFDRSHLLSGKRLYPKRLPPPLSPMGCDLGSESISIMGSPALSMEFENPKIQSPVPEIVSSTPAEAVVKSPWKFNREAPRLSLDSRAITDAKGGLRPREIRINTISSSGNAVDDDKEIQRRSPSVVARLMGLEPLPSSCTEPEKKVELRRSASESRSRDCRFFDAPSFLSPVKNEAIGERKLDEIPSTERTKYSNGGKSNIYKKNNQNGRNNQQRLMVERKSYYNTADFFPPQHQNETVTIYGEIERRLKMRGIDEPSKDLETLKHILEALQLKGLLHSATFSTTTTSNPQYNRRFSHEEESPMRAKSPSNNNRRKNANNNFSGESPRRERAARSPMRSPSRNENLRSNSPVVWRKGRPLSVETQRKINETTNTSRRVSHSPVQSPKMMTTKRYDQAVNRSPRNRRSTVEICQSERILRGPTFAEDEASTTISESSFSNSSQTDNERLRGDDYRDGRNLLERCDKLLNSIAEITASSNSAELQQPSPVSVLDSSFYKEDESSPSPVMKRTVDFKDRVVMELEDELLWSPSSIVQLLKHDQDMDSSDDSEFSYISEVFRAYNYLPDDSNLFLLLEKQTSIRCNKDKSKASILQRKLIFDTITEILDRNRQLPPWKAVSNPNWSLGRPSLEQIWSEFQKIRKHGPSEDLVEVIRGVLKKDLAEDATNGWGDCPMEISDAVLDIERLIFKDLIGETIRDLAKFAGKSMGVQAHRRKLVF; from the exons atggCGACGACAACGACTGGGTTAACCATTCATGACCAGAACTTAGAGAAGCAAATTGAGAAGCATATGGGTGGTTGTATGGCTggttttttcaatctttttgaTCGTTCTCATCTTCTCTCTGGCAAACGCCTTTACCCTAAACGACTTCCTCCTCCTCTTTCTCCTATG GGTTGTGATTTGGGTTCGGAGTCAATATCAATCATGGGATCTCCAGCATTATCAATGGAGTTCGAGAATCCGAAGATTCAATCTCCAGTGCCAGAAATAGTATCGAGTACTCCGGCGGAGGCAGTGGTGAAATCGCCATGGAAATTCAATCGAGAAGCTCCGAGATTGTCGCTTGATAGCAGAGCAATTACGGATGCCAAAGGCGGCCTTAGGCCGCGAGAGATTCGAATCAACACTATTTCTAGTTCTGGTAACGCTGTTGATGACGATAAAGAAATTCAGCGGCGGTCACCGAGTGTTGTTGCTCGATTAATGGGGCTTGAACCACTTCCGAGTTCTTGTACTGAGCCTGAGAAGAAGGTTGAGCTTCGTAGATCCGCTTCTGAGTCAAGATCGAGAGATTGTCGTTTTTTCGATGCTCCTAGTTTTCTATCTCCAGTTAAAAATGAAGCTATTGGAGAAAGAAAATTGGATGAAATACCTTCCACTGAAAGAACGAAGTACAGTAATGGAGGAAAGAGTAACATTTATAAAAAGAATAATCAAAATGGCCGCAATAATCAGCAGAgattaatggtggaaagaaaaagctACTACAATACAGCAGATTTCTTTCCACCTCAACATCAGAATGAAACAGTAACAATTTACGGAGAAATCGAGAGGAGATTAAAAATGAGAGGAATTGATGAACCATCAAAGGATCTAGAAACATTGAAGCACATTCTAGAAGCTCTTCAGCTTAAAGGACTTCTTCACTCTGCCACTTTTTCCACTACGACAACCTCAAATCCTCAATACAACCGGAGATTCTCTCACGAGGAGGAGTCTCCTATGAGAGCCAAATCTCCTTCAAACAATAATCGCCGGAAAAATGCGAACAATAACTTTTCCGGTGAGAGTCCGAGAAGGGAAAGGGCTGCTAGAAGTCCGATGAGATCGCCGAGTAGGAATGAGAATCTACGATCGAATAGTCCTGTGGTTTGGCGAAAAGGCCGTCCATTAAGCGTTGAAACGCAGAGAAAAATCAACGAAACGACAAATACGAGTAGAAGAGTATCACATTCGCCTGTACAATCACCGAAAATGATGACGACAAAACGGTATGATCAGGCGGTGAATCGTTCACCTCGTAATCGGAGATCAACGGTCGAGATTTGTCAAAGTGAGAGAATCCTCCGTGGTCCAACATTTGCTGAGGATGAAGCATCTACTACAATTTCAGAAAGTAGTTTTAGTAATTCTTCACAAACCGACAATGAG AGATTAAGGGGAGATGATTACAGAGATGGGAGAAATTTGTTAGAAAGATGTGATAAGCTATTGAACAGCATAGCAGAGATCACAGCGAGTTCAAATTCAGCTGAGTTACAGCAACCGAGTCCGGTATCAGTGTTGGACTCGTCCTTCTACAAGGAAGATGAGTCGTCACCTTCCCCTGTTATGAAACGTACCGTTGATTTTAAAG ATCGAGTAGTCATGGAATTGGAAGATGAACTATTGTGGAGCCCATCATCAATAGTCCAATTATTAAAACATGATCAAGATATGGACTCATCAGATGACTCTGAATTCAGCTATATATCAGAAGTATTCAGAGCATATAATTACCTCCCAGATGacagtaatttgtttttattattagagaAGCAAACTTCAATTAGATGTAATAAAGACAAGTCCAAGGCTTCCATTCTTCAAAGGAAGCTCATCTTTGATACCATCACCGAAATCCTCGATCGAAACCGTCAACTCCCCCCTTGGAAAGCAGTTTCTAACCCCAATTGGAGTCTCGGAAGGCCATCATTGGAGCAAATTTGGTCGGAGTTTCAAAAAATCCGGAAGCATGGACCAAGTGAGGACCTTGTAGAGGTCATCCGGGGAGTGTTAAAGAAGGATTTGGCGGAGGACGCCACAAATGGATGGGGTGATTGTCCAATGGAGATATCAGATGCTGTTCTTGACATCGAACGGTTGATCTTCAAAGATCTAATCGGAGAAACAATCCGAGATCTCGCTAAATTTGCTGGGAAAAGCATGGGAGTTCAAGCACATCGTAGGAAGTTAGTTTTCTAA
- the LOC130798556 gene encoding heavy metal-associated isoprenylated plant protein 39-like encodes MPKKRIVLKMSSSNSKKSQQKILRAVTKIEGVEKLEMDGHKGTLTVVGDVEPVPIFKALKKIGETPEIVTVGPPRPQRCEPYCYCGSCQSYSYSDQQQKWRDPLKLSCPLPCNRSWCNQCELVAVEYPPAYDSGQCSIQ; translated from the exons ATGCCCAAAAAG AGAATAGTTCTGAAAATGAGCAGCAGCAACAGCAAGAAGAGTCAGCAAAAAATTCTAAGGGCAGTCACGAAAATTGAAG GTGTCGAAAAACTGGAAATGGATGGGCACAAGGGTACTCTTACAGTTGTAGGGGATGTTGAACCAGTGCCAATCTTCAAGGCACTCAAGAAGATTGGAGAGACCCCAGAAATTGTTACTGTGGGCCCACCAAGACCACAAAGATGCGAGCCCTACTGCTACTGCGGCTCATGTCAGTCATACTCATACAGCGATCAGCAACAGAAGTGGCGGGACCCTCTTAAGCTTTCTTGCCCATTGCCCTGCAATAGATCCTGGTGCAATCAGTGTGAGCTAGTTGCTGTTGAGTATCCTCCTGCCTATGATTCAGGGCAGTGTTCTATTCAATGA